A section of the bacterium SCSIO 12696 genome encodes:
- a CDS encoding DNA-3-methyladenine glycosylase I yields the protein MTRFETLYCAAAKKLGGEPQLLEQLPQVLTDTQLREIPDDRYLSMMTRCVFRAGFVWRVINNKWPGFEAAFDHFHPLVIAHYSDEKLEQLGKDERIVRNFQKIKTVRENATFVLDIARKHGSVGAWLAEWPSDRIVDLWLTLKKQGSRLGGNSGPGFLRNMGVDTFMLTGDVKSALINHGLIDRISPSSKRDLVRVQQVFNELQQQSGRPLAHISKILAYTV from the coding sequence ATGACCCGCTTTGAAACCCTGTATTGCGCCGCAGCCAAAAAGCTCGGTGGTGAGCCGCAACTGCTGGAGCAGTTACCGCAAGTGTTGACGGATACGCAATTGCGTGAAATACCGGATGATCGCTATCTGTCGATGATGACTCGCTGTGTGTTTCGGGCGGGCTTTGTGTGGCGGGTGATCAATAACAAATGGCCCGGCTTCGAAGCCGCTTTTGATCACTTTCACCCACTGGTTATTGCCCACTACTCGGATGAAAAACTGGAGCAACTGGGTAAAGACGAACGTATCGTGCGCAATTTTCAGAAGATTAAAACTGTGCGAGAAAACGCTACCTTCGTGCTCGATATCGCCCGCAAGCATGGCAGCGTGGGTGCCTGGTTGGCGGAGTGGCCATCAGACCGTATTGTCGATCTTTGGTTGACGCTGAAAAAACAAGGGTCGCGGTTGGGTGGTAACAGTGGCCCTGGTTTTTTGCGCAATATGGGTGTGGACACCTTCATGCTCACTGGCGATGTGAAATCGGCACTGATAAATCACGGCTTGATTGATCGCATCAGCCCGTCATCAAAGCGGGATCTTGTTCGGGTTCAGCAGGTGTTTAATGAGTTGCAGCAACAAAGCGGTCGGCCATTGGCGCATATCAGCAAAATACTGGCTTACACCGTGTAA
- a CDS encoding DUF3570 domain-containing protein, translating to MYSSRAKAREVQKVVREAAVGVTDFWSRNARLTTRSALGTLFFALFSLSATAATLPDDRLDILYHGYKGGGATIDGPSVLVRKTFADKVSVRANYYTDFVSSASIDVIATASAYEEERNEFSVGMDYLHNKTTMSLNVTSSSENDYEAQTVGFSISQDFFGDLSTLALSYAVGSDTVRRRDDDVFEDEIDRQQFSLTFTQILTQKLVASLAVESIVDEGFLNNPYRQYRFVDASEPLGFGYALELYPRTRNSDAVALRSLYYLPWHASLKGEYRRFADSWGIEADSVEFGYTHPWKHGLTFEAKLRHYKQDDADFYSDIFAFEGAQNFLARDKELSTFTSNTIGIGVSYEIPNKLWGLAKKSTVNLFWDRIAFDYDNFRDVTVHNTNPGAFAVGSEPLYSFDADVIRLFLSVWY from the coding sequence ATGTATTCCAGTCGCGCGAAGGCGCGCGAGGTGCAGAAGGTGGTTCGGGAGGCGGCTGTGGGTGTAACTGATTTTTGGTCGCGAAACGCACGCCTGACTACCCGATCAGCGCTCGGTACTTTATTTTTCGCGCTGTTCTCGCTCAGTGCCACCGCGGCCACTCTGCCGGATGACCGCCTGGATATTCTCTACCACGGCTACAAAGGTGGTGGCGCCACCATTGATGGACCATCGGTATTGGTGCGAAAAACCTTTGCCGACAAAGTATCGGTGCGAGCCAACTACTACACGGATTTTGTCAGCAGTGCCTCTATTGATGTGATTGCCACCGCCAGCGCCTACGAAGAGGAACGCAACGAATTCAGTGTGGGCATGGACTACCTGCACAATAAAACCACCATGAGCCTCAACGTCACCTCCAGTAGCGAGAACGATTACGAAGCACAAACCGTGGGTTTTTCCATCAGCCAGGATTTTTTTGGCGACCTGAGCACACTGGCACTGAGCTACGCTGTCGGCAGCGACACCGTGCGCCGCCGCGATGATGACGTCTTTGAAGATGAGATTGACCGCCAGCAATTCAGCCTTACATTCACTCAGATTCTTACCCAAAAACTGGTGGCCAGCCTGGCGGTGGAAAGTATTGTGGATGAGGGTTTTTTGAATAACCCCTACCGGCAGTACCGCTTTGTTGATGCCAGTGAGCCCCTGGGCTTTGGCTACGCACTGGAACTGTATCCACGCACTCGCAACAGTGACGCTGTGGCCTTACGCAGCCTTTATTACTTACCCTGGCACGCATCGCTAAAAGGCGAATACCGCCGTTTTGCCGACAGCTGGGGCATTGAAGCGGATAGTGTGGAATTTGGCTATACCCACCCTTGGAAACACGGCCTCACCTTTGAAGCCAAACTGCGCCACTACAAACAGGACGATGCCGACTTTTACAGCGATATTTTTGCCTTCGAGGGCGCACAAAACTTTCTTGCCCGAGACAAAGAGCTCAGTACATTTACCTCTAACACCATCGGTATTGGTGTCAGCTATGAAATCCCAAATAAACTCTGGGGATTAGCAAAGAAAAGTACGGTGAATCTGTTTTGGGATCGAATTGCATTCGACTACGATAATTTTCGAGACGTGACTGTACATAACACCAACCCTGGAGCGTTTGCCGTGGGTAGTGAGCCCCTCTACAGCTTTGACGCAGACGTTATCCGCCTGTTTTTATCCGTGTGGTACTGA
- a CDS encoding DUF4266 domain-containing protein, translated as MKLIKRTVLTATVLLTLSGCSSIEPWVKPYERHYLASDIMQFDRDPVASGYLHHVFQSREGARGAEGGSGGGCGCN; from the coding sequence ATGAAACTGATTAAGCGCACAGTATTAACAGCTACAGTCCTGCTCACCCTCAGCGGTTGCAGCAGCATCGAACCCTGGGTAAAGCCGTACGAACGCCACTATCTGGCGTCAGACATTATGCAATTCGATCGCGACCCAGTGGCCTCTGGTTACCTGCATCATGTATTCCAGTCGCGCGAAGGCGCGCGAGGTGCAGAAGGTGGTTCGGGAGGCGGCTGTGGGTGTAACTGA
- a CDS encoding TlpA family protein disulfide reductase gives MDKLAKIFISAIISLGVIATTVNAADEAPDFTLKSHGGDNLRLAEQRGNVVMLNFWASWCGPCKQEMPLLDELYQRYSRAGFTILGVNVERDTEDALQVLNDIPVTFPILFDTESIVSKAYDVSAMPTTVMIDRDGNIRHLHKGYKPGYEDEYRKQIKQLIRE, from the coding sequence ATGGATAAATTAGCCAAAATTTTTATCAGTGCCATTATCAGCCTCGGTGTTATTGCCACTACCGTGAACGCCGCAGATGAAGCACCGGACTTTACCCTCAAAAGCCACGGTGGCGACAACCTGCGTTTGGCTGAACAACGGGGCAATGTGGTGATGCTGAATTTCTGGGCGTCCTGGTGTGGCCCCTGCAAACAAGAAATGCCGTTGTTGGATGAACTGTACCAACGCTATTCCCGCGCCGGGTTCACCATTCTCGGTGTCAATGTAGAGCGAGATACTGAAGACGCACTGCAAGTACTCAATGACATTCCAGTTACTTTTCCCATTCTGTTCGATACCGAAAGCATTGTGAGCAAAGCCTACGACGTCAGCGCCATGCCCACTACCGTGATGATCGACCGGGACGGCAATATTCGTCACCTGCACAAGGGCTACAAACCCGGCTACGAAGACGAATACCGCAAACAAATTAAACAACTGATCCGGGAATAA
- a CDS encoding outer membrane beta-barrel domain-containing protein: MDTRNQHLLLKTIAAVFCLTLLPITADAQEQSDDERGLDQIVLPDLERRTIKESDIDSENFEIGGFAGFMNVEDFGTNPVYGIRAAYHATEDFFLEATLGTTELGTTSFEDLSGNVQILPDDQRDLTYYNLSVGYNLFPGEVFLGKGRAFNTNLYLIAGAGNTDFADSSHFTYNLGVGYRFYATDWLSAHLDMRNHVFNSDLLGEDKTLNNLEFTLGFTAFF, from the coding sequence ATGGACACTCGGAATCAGCATCTTTTATTAAAAACCATTGCCGCAGTGTTCTGCCTGACACTACTGCCTATAACGGCAGACGCTCAGGAACAGAGCGACGATGAACGCGGCCTCGACCAAATTGTGTTGCCGGACCTGGAAAGGCGCACCATTAAAGAATCTGACATCGACAGCGAAAACTTTGAAATCGGTGGCTTTGCCGGTTTTATGAACGTGGAAGACTTTGGCACCAACCCGGTATACGGGATTCGCGCTGCCTACCACGCCACTGAGGACTTTTTCCTGGAGGCGACTCTCGGCACTACAGAGCTGGGCACCACCAGTTTTGAAGATTTGAGTGGCAATGTTCAAATTCTGCCAGACGATCAGCGCGACTTGACCTATTACAACTTATCGGTGGGCTACAACCTGTTTCCCGGTGAGGTATTTTTGGGCAAAGGCCGTGCTTTCAATACCAATCTGTACCTGATTGCCGGTGCCGGCAACACCGACTTTGCCGACAGCAGCCACTTTACCTACAACTTAGGTGTGGGCTATCGCTTTTACGCCACTGACTGGCTCAGCGCGCACCTGGATATGCGCAACCACGTATTTAACAGTGATTTGTTGGGGGAAGACAAAACCCTCAACAACCTGGAATTTACCCTCGGCTTTACCGCGTTTTTTTAA
- a CDS encoding outer membrane beta-barrel protein, giving the protein MANNFWRTLQSFFAQPVSPAAGLVPVVTNVESPSSSRLCWVPFRLHSLTKWSTRLPVLFQALLASILLIALPNNPAFADKAPLIATVADPYLEMHSGPGRGYPIFHVVEKGETVETLKSRTDWFKVRVQKGIDGRERVGWVHRSQMGRTLSPNGEQLGLQHAGFDDFKNSRWEMGISAGDFEGASSLNGNLGYRITENITTELRLTHAIGNFSDNTLASINIQNQPFPQWRVSPYFSLGAGVIRTQPNATLVQVEDRTDSTLNVGIGARAYITRNMVLRAEYRNHVILTSRDQNEEVKEWTLGISIFY; this is encoded by the coding sequence ATGGCCAATAATTTTTGGCGCACACTGCAAAGTTTTTTTGCGCAACCGGTCTCCCCCGCAGCTGGTTTGGTGCCCGTAGTCACAAACGTAGAGTCCCCCTCCTCTTCGCGTTTGTGTTGGGTACCTTTCCGGCTGCATTCTTTAACAAAGTGGAGCACGCGACTGCCAGTTCTATTTCAAGCACTGCTAGCGAGCATTCTGCTCATTGCCCTGCCAAACAACCCGGCCTTTGCTGACAAGGCTCCGCTGATCGCTACCGTCGCAGACCCCTATCTGGAAATGCATTCCGGCCCTGGTCGCGGTTACCCAATTTTTCATGTGGTGGAAAAAGGCGAAACCGTAGAAACCCTGAAAAGCCGCACTGACTGGTTCAAGGTTCGGGTTCAAAAAGGTATCGACGGTCGTGAACGGGTGGGCTGGGTACACCGCAGCCAGATGGGGCGAACCCTGTCTCCCAATGGCGAGCAGTTGGGATTGCAGCACGCCGGTTTCGATGACTTCAAAAACAGCCGTTGGGAAATGGGAATTTCTGCCGGCGATTTCGAAGGCGCATCATCCCTTAATGGCAATCTGGGTTATCGCATTACAGAAAACATTACCACCGAACTGCGCCTTACTCACGCCATTGGTAATTTTTCCGACAACACTCTGGCCAGCATTAATATTCAGAACCAGCCATTCCCGCAGTGGCGGGTATCGCCATATTTCAGTTTGGGGGCCGGTGTGATTCGCACCCAACCCAACGCCACTTTGGTGCAGGTGGAAGATCGCACCGACAGCACTCTTAACGTGGGCATTGGCGCCAGAGCCTACATCACACGAAACATGGTATTGCGAGCGGAGTATCGCAATCACGTCATCCTGACCAGCCGCGACCAAAACGAGGAGGTAAAAGAATGGACACTCGGAATCAGCATCTTTTATTAA